One region of Manduca sexta isolate Smith_Timp_Sample1 chromosome 25, JHU_Msex_v1.0, whole genome shotgun sequence genomic DNA includes:
- the LOC115453800 gene encoding ras-related protein Rab-32 isoform X7, producing the protein MSPKQKSAAGSSHASPSVERREHLYKILVIGELGTGKTSIIKRYVHQFFSQHYRATIGVDFALKVLNWDANTIIRLQLWDIAGQERFGNMTRVYYKEAVGAFIVFDVARVATFDAVGKWKNDLDTKVQLPDGSPIPCILLANKCDQQKEGIVNSPTKMEEYCREKGFAGWFETSAKENINIEEAARSLVNKILLNDKLLQSSDNRDGEKFALDHKIANGQNSRDGNGKNCSC; encoded by the exons ATGTCACCTAAACAGAAGTCGGCCGCTGGTagt TCGCACGCCTCACCCAGCGTAGAGAGACGGGAGCACCTGTATAAGATCCTGGTGATCGGAGAACTCGGCACGGGCAAGACCTCCATCATTAAGCGATATGTCCACCAGTTCTTCAGCCAGCACTACAGAGCCACGATAGGCGTCGACTTCGCACTCAAAGTTCTTAATTGGGACGCGAATACCATCATACGTTTACAGCTATGGGATATTGCAG GTCAAGAGCGTTTCGGCAACATGACGCGCGTGTACTACAAAGAGGCGGTGGGCGCGTTCATCGTGTTCGACGTGGCGCGGGTGGCCACCTTCGACGCCGTGGGCAAGTGGAAGAACGACCTCGACACCAAGGTGCAGCTGCCCGACGGCTCGCCCATACCCTGCATACTGCTCGCTAATAAG TGTGACCAGCAAAAGGAAGGTATAGTGAACTCCCCAACAAAGATGGAAGAGTACTGCAGGGAGAAAGGGTTCGCGGGCTGGTTCGAGACCTCCGCCAAGGAGAACATCAACATCGAGGAGGCGGCGCGCTCACTAGTTAATAAG ATCCTTCTAAACGACAAATTACTTCAGAGCAGCGACAATAGAGATGGTGAAAAGTTCGCGCTAGACCACAAAATCGCAAACGGTCAGAACAGCAGAGACGGCAACGGCAAGAACTGTTCGTGCTGA
- the LOC115453800 gene encoding ras-related protein Rab-32 isoform X6, producing the protein MKLAKLKTLLVSCSHASPSVERREHLYKILVIGELGTGKTSIIKRYVHQFFSQHYRATIGVDFALKVLNWDANTIIRLQLWDIAGQERFGNMTRVYYKEAVGAFIVFDVARVATFDAVGKWKNDLDTKVQLPDGSPIPCILLANKCDQQKEGIVNSPTKMEEYCREKGFAGWFETSAKENINIEEAARSLVNKILLNDKLLQSSDNRDGEKFALDHKIANGQNSRDGNGKNCSC; encoded by the exons ATGAAGCTCGCTAAATTAAAGACATTGCTGGTATCATGc TCGCACGCCTCACCCAGCGTAGAGAGACGGGAGCACCTGTATAAGATCCTGGTGATCGGAGAACTCGGCACGGGCAAGACCTCCATCATTAAGCGATATGTCCACCAGTTCTTCAGCCAGCACTACAGAGCCACGATAGGCGTCGACTTCGCACTCAAAGTTCTTAATTGGGACGCGAATACCATCATACGTTTACAGCTATGGGATATTGCAG GTCAAGAGCGTTTCGGCAACATGACGCGCGTGTACTACAAAGAGGCGGTGGGCGCGTTCATCGTGTTCGACGTGGCGCGGGTGGCCACCTTCGACGCCGTGGGCAAGTGGAAGAACGACCTCGACACCAAGGTGCAGCTGCCCGACGGCTCGCCCATACCCTGCATACTGCTCGCTAATAAG TGTGACCAGCAAAAGGAAGGTATAGTGAACTCCCCAACAAAGATGGAAGAGTACTGCAGGGAGAAAGGGTTCGCGGGCTGGTTCGAGACCTCCGCCAAGGAGAACATCAACATCGAGGAGGCGGCGCGCTCACTAGTTAATAAG ATCCTTCTAAACGACAAATTACTTCAGAGCAGCGACAATAGAGATGGTGAAAAGTTCGCGCTAGACCACAAAATCGCAAACGGTCAGAACAGCAGAGACGGCAACGGCAAGAACTGTTCGTGCTGA
- the LOC115453800 gene encoding ras-related protein Rab-44 isoform X1 produces MRDDEPPLPPPSPAPVHAGPSRLRRTLHTLRSPFRPGSPFHIGSIKRSGSIKSVLSDGEISRDERTMRKRNKKYRDAASDASRSTDSSPGTAVVDKKKKDGNLLRRMGSMGKKRIEEVAKPSPKPSKSTLEPPPNLSFEPEPQKETEQLTPEPASPIAVEHPVATRPFTKAAWKRNSEPEMEKPVEEPSPGNALRRRITIAAQASTCLSEDRDDGERGASEVGSLEEAVALARVKLAAAAPPSPSQPRDNHAEVEGCSDAMPAYGDLIEPESKGSEPAPSHASPSVERREHLYKILVIGELGTGKTSIIKRYVHQFFSQHYRATIGVDFALKVLNWDANTIIRLQLWDIAGQERFGNMTRVYYKEAVGAFIVFDVARVATFDAVGKWKNDLDTKVQLPDGSPIPCILLANKCDQQKEGIVNSPTKMEEYCREKGFAGWFETSAKENINIEEAARSLVNKILLNDKLLQSSDNRDGEKFALDHKIANGQNSRDGNGKNCSC; encoded by the exons ATGCGCGACGACGAGCCCCCGCTCCCGCCGCCCTCGCCCGCGCCCGTGCACGCCGGGCCCTCGCGTCTCCGCCGGACTCTGCACACGCTGCGCTCCCCGTTCCGGCCCGGCTCGCCCTTCCACATCGGCTCGATCAAGCGCTCCGGCTCCATAAAGTCGGTCCTCTCAGACGGTGAGATCTCGCGCGACGAACGCACGATGCGTAAACGGAACAAGAAATACCGCGACGCGGCGAGCGACGCCTCTCGCAGTACCGACAGCTCGCCCGGCACCGCCGTCGTCGACAAAAAGAAAAAGGATGGCAACCTGCTGCGTAGAATGGGCAGTATGGGTAAGAAACGCATCGAGGAGGTAGCTAAGCCGTCACCTAAGCCGTCCAAATCCACCCTGGAGCCACCTCCCAACCTATCATTTGAGCCAGAGCCACAAAAGGAAACTGAACAATTGACGCCCGAGCCCGCAAGTCCTATTGCAGTGGAACATCCAGTAGCAACCCGACCATTCACAAAAGCCGCCTGGAAGCGGAACAGCGAACCCGAAATGGAAAAACCGGTCGAAGAGCCGAGCCCGGGAAACGCATTGCGTCGGCGCATAACAATTGCCGCTCAAGCGTCCACGTGCTTATCGGAGGATCGCGACGACGGAGAGAGGGGAGCCTCCGAGGTGGGGTCACTAGAAGAGGCGGTGGCGTTGGCGCGCGTGAAGCtcgcggccgccgcgccgccctcaCCGTCACAACCGCGCGACAACCACGCCGAGGTAGAGGGGTGCTCGGACGCGATGCCCGCTTACGGAGACCTCATCGAACCGGAGAGCAAGGGGAGCGAGCCCGCACCG TCGCACGCCTCACCCAGCGTAGAGAGACGGGAGCACCTGTATAAGATCCTGGTGATCGGAGAACTCGGCACGGGCAAGACCTCCATCATTAAGCGATATGTCCACCAGTTCTTCAGCCAGCACTACAGAGCCACGATAGGCGTCGACTTCGCACTCAAAGTTCTTAATTGGGACGCGAATACCATCATACGTTTACAGCTATGGGATATTGCAG GTCAAGAGCGTTTCGGCAACATGACGCGCGTGTACTACAAAGAGGCGGTGGGCGCGTTCATCGTGTTCGACGTGGCGCGGGTGGCCACCTTCGACGCCGTGGGCAAGTGGAAGAACGACCTCGACACCAAGGTGCAGCTGCCCGACGGCTCGCCCATACCCTGCATACTGCTCGCTAATAAG TGTGACCAGCAAAAGGAAGGTATAGTGAACTCCCCAACAAAGATGGAAGAGTACTGCAGGGAGAAAGGGTTCGCGGGCTGGTTCGAGACCTCCGCCAAGGAGAACATCAACATCGAGGAGGCGGCGCGCTCACTAGTTAATAAG ATCCTTCTAAACGACAAATTACTTCAGAGCAGCGACAATAGAGATGGTGAAAAGTTCGCGCTAGACCACAAAATCGCAAACGGTCAGAACAGCAGAGACGGCAACGGCAAGAACTGTTCGTGCTGA
- the LOC115453800 gene encoding ras-related protein Rab-32 isoform X5, with amino-acid sequence MMYAEEALDVEISGRMTSHASPSVERREHLYKILVIGELGTGKTSIIKRYVHQFFSQHYRATIGVDFALKVLNWDANTIIRLQLWDIAGQERFGNMTRVYYKEAVGAFIVFDVARVATFDAVGKWKNDLDTKVQLPDGSPIPCILLANKCDQQKEGIVNSPTKMEEYCREKGFAGWFETSAKENINIEEAARSLVNKILLNDKLLQSSDNRDGEKFALDHKIANGQNSRDGNGKNCSC; translated from the exons TCGCACGCCTCACCCAGCGTAGAGAGACGGGAGCACCTGTATAAGATCCTGGTGATCGGAGAACTCGGCACGGGCAAGACCTCCATCATTAAGCGATATGTCCACCAGTTCTTCAGCCAGCACTACAGAGCCACGATAGGCGTCGACTTCGCACTCAAAGTTCTTAATTGGGACGCGAATACCATCATACGTTTACAGCTATGGGATATTGCAG GTCAAGAGCGTTTCGGCAACATGACGCGCGTGTACTACAAAGAGGCGGTGGGCGCGTTCATCGTGTTCGACGTGGCGCGGGTGGCCACCTTCGACGCCGTGGGCAAGTGGAAGAACGACCTCGACACCAAGGTGCAGCTGCCCGACGGCTCGCCCATACCCTGCATACTGCTCGCTAATAAG TGTGACCAGCAAAAGGAAGGTATAGTGAACTCCCCAACAAAGATGGAAGAGTACTGCAGGGAGAAAGGGTTCGCGGGCTGGTTCGAGACCTCCGCCAAGGAGAACATCAACATCGAGGAGGCGGCGCGCTCACTAGTTAATAAG ATCCTTCTAAACGACAAATTACTTCAGAGCAGCGACAATAGAGATGGTGAAAAGTTCGCGCTAGACCACAAAATCGCAAACGGTCAGAACAGCAGAGACGGCAACGGCAAGAACTGTTCGTGCTGA
- the LOC115453800 gene encoding ras-related protein Rab-32 isoform X9 encodes MHFSHASPSVERREHLYKILVIGELGTGKTSIIKRYVHQFFSQHYRATIGVDFALKVLNWDANTIIRLQLWDIAGQERFGNMTRVYYKEAVGAFIVFDVARVATFDAVGKWKNDLDTKVQLPDGSPIPCILLANKCDQQKEGIVNSPTKMEEYCREKGFAGWFETSAKENINIEEAARSLVNKILLNDKLLQSSDNRDGEKFALDHKIANGQNSRDGNGKNCSC; translated from the exons ATGCACTTC TCGCACGCCTCACCCAGCGTAGAGAGACGGGAGCACCTGTATAAGATCCTGGTGATCGGAGAACTCGGCACGGGCAAGACCTCCATCATTAAGCGATATGTCCACCAGTTCTTCAGCCAGCACTACAGAGCCACGATAGGCGTCGACTTCGCACTCAAAGTTCTTAATTGGGACGCGAATACCATCATACGTTTACAGCTATGGGATATTGCAG GTCAAGAGCGTTTCGGCAACATGACGCGCGTGTACTACAAAGAGGCGGTGGGCGCGTTCATCGTGTTCGACGTGGCGCGGGTGGCCACCTTCGACGCCGTGGGCAAGTGGAAGAACGACCTCGACACCAAGGTGCAGCTGCCCGACGGCTCGCCCATACCCTGCATACTGCTCGCTAATAAG TGTGACCAGCAAAAGGAAGGTATAGTGAACTCCCCAACAAAGATGGAAGAGTACTGCAGGGAGAAAGGGTTCGCGGGCTGGTTCGAGACCTCCGCCAAGGAGAACATCAACATCGAGGAGGCGGCGCGCTCACTAGTTAATAAG ATCCTTCTAAACGACAAATTACTTCAGAGCAGCGACAATAGAGATGGTGAAAAGTTCGCGCTAGACCACAAAATCGCAAACGGTCAGAACAGCAGAGACGGCAACGGCAAGAACTGTTCGTGCTGA
- the LOC115453800 gene encoding ras-related protein Rab-32 isoform X8 — protein MYKKIESHASPSVERREHLYKILVIGELGTGKTSIIKRYVHQFFSQHYRATIGVDFALKVLNWDANTIIRLQLWDIAGQERFGNMTRVYYKEAVGAFIVFDVARVATFDAVGKWKNDLDTKVQLPDGSPIPCILLANKCDQQKEGIVNSPTKMEEYCREKGFAGWFETSAKENINIEEAARSLVNKILLNDKLLQSSDNRDGEKFALDHKIANGQNSRDGNGKNCSC, from the exons atgtataaaaaaatcgag TCGCACGCCTCACCCAGCGTAGAGAGACGGGAGCACCTGTATAAGATCCTGGTGATCGGAGAACTCGGCACGGGCAAGACCTCCATCATTAAGCGATATGTCCACCAGTTCTTCAGCCAGCACTACAGAGCCACGATAGGCGTCGACTTCGCACTCAAAGTTCTTAATTGGGACGCGAATACCATCATACGTTTACAGCTATGGGATATTGCAG GTCAAGAGCGTTTCGGCAACATGACGCGCGTGTACTACAAAGAGGCGGTGGGCGCGTTCATCGTGTTCGACGTGGCGCGGGTGGCCACCTTCGACGCCGTGGGCAAGTGGAAGAACGACCTCGACACCAAGGTGCAGCTGCCCGACGGCTCGCCCATACCCTGCATACTGCTCGCTAATAAG TGTGACCAGCAAAAGGAAGGTATAGTGAACTCCCCAACAAAGATGGAAGAGTACTGCAGGGAGAAAGGGTTCGCGGGCTGGTTCGAGACCTCCGCCAAGGAGAACATCAACATCGAGGAGGCGGCGCGCTCACTAGTTAATAAG ATCCTTCTAAACGACAAATTACTTCAGAGCAGCGACAATAGAGATGGTGAAAAGTTCGCGCTAGACCACAAAATCGCAAACGGTCAGAACAGCAGAGACGGCAACGGCAAGAACTGTTCGTGCTGA
- the LOC115453800 gene encoding ras-related protein Rab-32 isoform X4 has protein sequence MTFEEAVDDCYLTVCECCGFSAETTVLFPSHASPSVERREHLYKILVIGELGTGKTSIIKRYVHQFFSQHYRATIGVDFALKVLNWDANTIIRLQLWDIAGQERFGNMTRVYYKEAVGAFIVFDVARVATFDAVGKWKNDLDTKVQLPDGSPIPCILLANKCDQQKEGIVNSPTKMEEYCREKGFAGWFETSAKENINIEEAARSLVNKILLNDKLLQSSDNRDGEKFALDHKIANGQNSRDGNGKNCSC, from the exons ATGACCTTCGAGGAGGCGGTCGACGACTGTTACCTGACCGTTTGCGAGTGTTGCGGCTTCAGCGCCGAGACGACCGTGTTGTTCCCA TCGCACGCCTCACCCAGCGTAGAGAGACGGGAGCACCTGTATAAGATCCTGGTGATCGGAGAACTCGGCACGGGCAAGACCTCCATCATTAAGCGATATGTCCACCAGTTCTTCAGCCAGCACTACAGAGCCACGATAGGCGTCGACTTCGCACTCAAAGTTCTTAATTGGGACGCGAATACCATCATACGTTTACAGCTATGGGATATTGCAG GTCAAGAGCGTTTCGGCAACATGACGCGCGTGTACTACAAAGAGGCGGTGGGCGCGTTCATCGTGTTCGACGTGGCGCGGGTGGCCACCTTCGACGCCGTGGGCAAGTGGAAGAACGACCTCGACACCAAGGTGCAGCTGCCCGACGGCTCGCCCATACCCTGCATACTGCTCGCTAATAAG TGTGACCAGCAAAAGGAAGGTATAGTGAACTCCCCAACAAAGATGGAAGAGTACTGCAGGGAGAAAGGGTTCGCGGGCTGGTTCGAGACCTCCGCCAAGGAGAACATCAACATCGAGGAGGCGGCGCGCTCACTAGTTAATAAG ATCCTTCTAAACGACAAATTACTTCAGAGCAGCGACAATAGAGATGGTGAAAAGTTCGCGCTAGACCACAAAATCGCAAACGGTCAGAACAGCAGAGACGGCAACGGCAAGAACTGTTCGTGCTGA